The DNA region atatatatatatatatatatatatatatatatatatatcacatattacaaattatttgcCCATTTTTATGGTTGATAATATTCATAAGATTATGTATATGATTTTCCATAATGATGTTTTTTGTATGCATTCACTTTTACACGactgttttttttctgttaaatgaaTCTCTAACTAATTTTAAAGGCATTGATAAAATCTTATCAGGAAATTCGTGAAGTAACAACATATCAGGAAAATTGtgagtatttttaatatatatatatatatatatatatatatatatatatatatatatatatatatatatattaagattacACAGCTTTCAATTTTTGTCTCTTTTATGACTGTTAATATCACTTTGACCAAAAATATATAGTAACATATATTTAGATTGCAACACCTACAAGACAAATAGATTGTTTAAACCTGCAGAAGAATTTTACATCCCAAACGCCAAGGTAGAGTtcattctatttttaaacaaattacaggTAGAAAAAAACTAAATTCGTAATTTCAAAGGTATAAAAAATCATAACACATCAATTGTTTGATATAAACAAAAGCATTGAAACCAAGTTTGGTTGCTTAGAACTTGCTTAAAtagtttgaaataaaacaacattttctgAATGAAATTTGACATCATCATAGAAACACAATAGAGAACACTTCTGTAAagtttgatagaaaaaaatttaaattacagCTTCCGATTAACTTTAATGGAAATGGACGTGCGAGATTGACAACTCCAAGTGGATTTTTTATTGCAAAGTCATCAATTCCTAGCGCCGGATACGGAGCATGGACTAAAACTAGAGTCCGGAAGTATACAGTCCTAGGAGAATATGAGGGAGAGGAACATAAGATAGAAGGGAATAGTCCATATTCCTGggttgtatgtacatgtatttatattgtaTGCATTTCGGGACAGGTTTTGAATGCTTTAGAGATCTGATAATATTTCGATTTATGTGGTTAATCGAGCCTTATAGGATTATGAAACTTTATTAACTTTATTATGTTATAGTTTTAAGGTTAACAAAATATcgatattaattaatattattaagaTGCTTAAGCATTGCCTTAAACTGACACGTTAACTTCATTTATCCATCTTTAACTAAACATCAATAacattatttctctttttttttatttgtaaagacTTGATACAGTTTAAATCGGTGCTTTGAGTTTTATTATGTTATTGATTGTTAATCTATTTTTCGAATGTGCAGATATATGAAGATAAGAAAAAGGAAAAGAGGCATTTTATAGATGCTTTCTCGCCCGCCAAAAGTAACTGGTTGCGGTATATCAACTGCGCAAGAAATGTGTGGGAAGAAAACGTGTACTCCTTTGTATGTGATAACTTAGTATTTTACATGACGACAAAAGAGGTGGAACCCAACACAGAGTTACTGACATGGTATGGACGGAACGACGGATTGATGCTAGGGATTACAAAATTACATCCAGGTAGAATgtgttttcataaatataagTAGGCACAACTTCTCGTGGTTATAGAGTAattcacagtttcaaggatacttAATTTCGTGGCTAATGATCATATCAATACACTATTGTTTCAGTTATAATTGCTCTTCAATGGACATTTTATTTCGTTGGTTAACTAAGTAAAATCTAcgcaaaaatataatattaaatgaaaactgATAAAGCCACAGCATCTGTGACAATATATGCACAACgaaaacttatttaatcgaTCACAAACACATGATATTATGtgtcatttttttctcatttcagCGAGTGAGTTGGACTTGAATTCAACATTTTATATTCGATTGAGTTATATGCCTCAGGATTTTAAGAAAAACGATCTCAAATACCACCAAAACTGGTTTTCAAATAAACACGATATAAAGGACAATAAAATACAGTATGGCATTCTTGACTCATATCACGATGGAGCGTGGAAAATTCAGCGGGAAAATAATTATACGTATTATACAGGTGAAGACGGATTTTCAGTTCCATTTGTATGTGAACATCAACCACTTGATGTTAAGTAATATCAAATCGTTTGTCTAAGCATagtgttttgatattttaatagaaATGTGAAATGTCAAAAAGCTACTTATTTTATAGACGTAAAATGAAGTAAGTTTTACGTATAATAATCTGTTTAGAAAACCAATAAAAATCTGATTTATGACTAATCATACATTTGGCTTAAAATATTTCATGAGAAATACCTCATATGTTCCtttgtcatttatttacatgtttatgtaTAGCATATCTACAACCCAAGTTTACGTATTCTTTGTAATATTTGGTTTTTCTATCAGTCAGTGACTAACCGACAGAAATACCGTAAACGTTTACATTTGGCAGAGTATTCAATTTGGTGCTTAGGCGAAAAGTGACATCCGTTATATCAAGTATATCTCCAAATGCATTGCATAAATATTATATGTTAGAGAatagaaacaataaaaacatgctAATTCAAATTTACGCGAACTTGTTTGAAAGTCTTTTTCTGCCAAATATCGTGCAGGCTAAAtatagtacgtttacagtatcaACTACTGGTATACCATTCACTTTTTGTTATTAAAGCGTATtggctttaaaagaaattttacgATTGTGTTATTTTTAAGACGTCACAATGGTTCGTTGTTAGGATTTTATCAACGTGCTAGATATTACTACATGTTGTGCAACATTGATTCCATTCACAGttgatttaagttttaaatacatttcttaTTTCAAACTTTAGTCCATTTTTCGTTCTGGTTTGCAATTACCaggtttaatatttcatttgaaatttaagaaaattgttaATAAACGCTTAATCAAAatgttcatcaaacaaaatgaattgtttcatcatattttaaaggaaaaatcaGAAGATTAGACGagaataataaacattttaaataatgatattgttgctaattaataaaatttcagagaacccccccccctcctctaTAATTCACAAAAATTGTTCTTAATACGTCAACTAGGTTAGTGATAAGCAAAACGACATAAATGAATCACTTATTTTGGTTGGTTTTAAAATACCGAAAAGGGGCaaataacaatgaaatttaattaaggGTCTTTGAAAGCaagaacaaaattgaatattaattttcgTTAAATTGAGCTTCTAagtacacacacatatataaacattgggttatTAGTATTTCATAAATAAGTTGAAGAACCCGTGCTAGTTGGTCATGGTAGTTATCTGCAACAAAATCTACTTTTACAATCCAAATGAACCTAATTACATGTAGAAATAGTTTTAGTttcacctctctctctctctccctcttttttttttctctctctctcattccaTCAGAAATCTACATATTAACATGGATTAAATTTATTAGATTATCATTCTGGTTGAAAAATGCGTCACAGAGATGAAACGTCAATTCTTCATCATTGAAAAGGTCTCTAAGACTTTCTCAGTCTGACATAATTGTGTGCATTCTGTCCTGTCC from Crassostrea angulata isolate pt1a10 chromosome 7, ASM2561291v2, whole genome shotgun sequence includes:
- the LOC128156835 gene encoding histone-lysine N-methyltransferase set-17-like isoform X2, producing MVLMDEYRKIEMLRKHMKEKGLIHKLTVKNREALIKSYQEIREVTTYQENYCNTYKTNRLFKPAEEFYIPNAKLPINFNGNGRARLTTPSGFFIAKSSIPSAGYGAWTKTRVRKYTVLGEYEGEEHKIEGNSPYSWVIYEDKKKEKRHFIDAFSPAKSNWLRYINCARNVWEENVYSFVCDNLVFYMTTKEVEPNTELLTWYGRNDGLMLGITKLHPASELDLNSTFYIRLSYMPQDFKKNDLKYHQNWFSNKHDIKDNKIQYGILDSYHDGAWKIQRENNYTYYTGEDGFSVPFVCEHQPLDVK
- the LOC128156835 gene encoding histone-lysine N-methyltransferase PRDM9-like isoform X1, which encodes MTQQSSALYIFIVTIVTSVFTINVANVKCKAGFENVGQWCFSFYLVSKSLSDSIEICTKAGGNMVLMDEYRKIEMLRKHMKEKGLIHKLTVKNREALIKSYQEIREVTTYQENYCNTYKTNRLFKPAEEFYIPNAKLPINFNGNGRARLTTPSGFFIAKSSIPSAGYGAWTKTRVRKYTVLGEYEGEEHKIEGNSPYSWVIYEDKKKEKRHFIDAFSPAKSNWLRYINCARNVWEENVYSFVCDNLVFYMTTKEVEPNTELLTWYGRNDGLMLGITKLHPASELDLNSTFYIRLSYMPQDFKKNDLKYHQNWFSNKHDIKDNKIQYGILDSYHDGAWKIQRENNYTYYTGEDGFSVPFVCEHQPLDVK